A stretch of Desulfobacter hydrogenophilus DNA encodes these proteins:
- a CDS encoding alpha/beta fold hydrolase — protein sequence MSKFKLISIVYLLLASQFVFAQDNKNITKLSFDAELSRYKYDFAVNFFPLTSQRQELRMAYIYLKGEQNKPVVTLMHGKNFNADYWTPTAIYLNKKGYGVLIPDQIGFGKSSKPTHYQYSFSVLAHHTKNLMASLKIQKSIVMGHSMGGMLASRFALMYPQSTQQLILVNPIGLENYLKYVEYKDADFFYKNELAKTPEAIRHYQQKNYYDGQWNDQYAALTYFMIGQLQGPDKEQIAWVNALTYDMIFTQPVITEFNNLSVPVSLIIGTRDRTGPGRKWKKENVDYELGRYDRLGKIATKLIPDAELYELPGLGHLPHIESFAEFTGVLGKALETSKK from the coding sequence ATGTCAAAATTTAAATTGATTAGCATTGTTTATCTTTTGTTGGCGTCTCAGTTTGTTTTTGCCCAAGATAATAAAAATATAACTAAACTTTCTTTTGACGCTGAATTAAGTAGATATAAATATGATTTTGCGGTGAACTTTTTCCCATTAACATCTCAACGCCAAGAGTTACGCATGGCTTACATCTATCTAAAAGGTGAGCAAAATAAACCGGTGGTTACCTTGATGCATGGAAAAAATTTCAACGCCGACTATTGGACGCCCACAGCAATTTATCTAAACAAAAAAGGGTATGGGGTACTAATTCCCGACCAAATCGGTTTTGGCAAATCATCCAAACCAACGCACTATCAATATTCTTTTTCGGTTTTGGCGCATCATACTAAAAACTTGATGGCGTCCCTGAAAATCCAAAAGTCAATTGTCATGGGGCATTCAATGGGAGGAATGTTAGCGAGTCGCTTTGCCCTTATGTATCCGCAATCTACACAACAGCTGATTCTTGTTAATCCTATTGGGTTAGAAAATTACTTAAAATACGTAGAGTACAAAGATGCTGACTTCTTTTATAAAAACGAGTTGGCAAAAACTCCGGAGGCAATCAGGCATTATCAACAAAAAAATTACTATGACGGTCAATGGAATGATCAATATGCCGCGCTGACTTATTTCATGATTGGGCAACTGCAAGGGCCGGACAAAGAACAAATTGCCTGGGTCAATGCCCTGACTTACGATATGATTTTTACCCAACCGGTTATTACTGAGTTTAATAATTTATCTGTTCCTGTCAGCCTGATTATTGGCACACGAGATCGTACCGGACCAGGCCGCAAATGGAAAAAAGAAAATGTAGATTATGAGCTTGGGCGTTATGATCGGTTGGGCAAAATTGCAACCAAACTTATCCCTGATGCCGAACTATATGAATTGCCCGGCCTGGGGCATTTACCTCATATTGAAAGTTTTGCTGAATTTACGGGTGTTCTGGGGAAGGCGTTGGAGACTTCGAAGAAATAA